From Barrientosiimonas humi, a single genomic window includes:
- the cydB gene encoding cytochrome d ubiquinol oxidase subunit II, with protein sequence MELTTVWFILIAVLWTGYFILEGFDFGVGMMLPIVGKGKNAAETEKRRRLVLTTIGPFWDGNEVWLITAGGAMFAAFPHWYATMFSGFYLPLLLVLVALIVRNVGLEYRPKRNDMTWRRRWDLMIVFGSVLPPLLLGVALTNTVRGLPIDQNMEFTGSLLSLLNPLSLLGGVTHVVVSLAHGAFFVALKTKGDVRELARGLGARVGVVAGVLVAALLLWLGVASDGTALTWATSAVAVVALVAALAFNRRGAEGAAFAGTFVTIGMTVATYFLLLFPDVMPSSTNEAWSLTTTNAASSHLTLTIMTWAAVIFLPIVLAYSAYNYWVFRKRVSIQMLSEESAPQIERVES encoded by the coding sequence ATGGAACTCACCACTGTCTGGTTCATCCTCATCGCCGTGCTCTGGACGGGATACTTCATCCTCGAGGGCTTCGACTTCGGCGTCGGGATGATGCTGCCGATCGTCGGCAAGGGCAAGAACGCCGCGGAGACCGAGAAGCGCCGGCGGCTCGTCCTCACCACCATCGGCCCCTTCTGGGACGGCAACGAGGTCTGGCTGATCACCGCGGGCGGCGCGATGTTCGCGGCGTTCCCGCACTGGTACGCCACGATGTTCAGCGGTTTCTACCTCCCGCTGCTGCTCGTGCTGGTGGCGCTCATCGTGCGCAACGTCGGCCTGGAGTACCGCCCCAAGCGCAACGACATGACCTGGCGCCGGCGCTGGGACCTGATGATCGTGTTCGGCTCGGTGCTCCCGCCGCTGCTGCTGGGCGTCGCCCTCACCAACACCGTGCGCGGTCTGCCGATCGACCAGAACATGGAGTTCACCGGCAGCCTGCTCAGCCTGCTGAACCCGCTCAGCCTGCTCGGCGGTGTCACCCACGTGGTGGTGTCGCTGGCCCACGGCGCCTTTTTCGTCGCGCTGAAGACCAAGGGCGACGTGCGTGAGCTGGCGCGTGGTCTCGGCGCCCGCGTCGGGGTCGTCGCCGGGGTGCTCGTCGCGGCGCTGCTGCTGTGGCTTGGCGTCGCCTCCGACGGCACCGCCCTCACCTGGGCGACCTCCGCGGTGGCCGTCGTGGCGCTGGTCGCCGCCCTCGCGTTCAACCGGCGCGGGGCCGAGGGCGCGGCGTTCGCCGGCACCTTCGTGACGATCGGCATGACCGTCGCGACCTACTTCCTGCTGCTGTTCCCCGACGTCATGCCGTCCTCGACCAACGAGGCCTGGTCGCTCACCACCACCAACGCGGCGAGCAGCCACCTCACGCTGACCATCATGACCTGGGCCGCGGTGATCTTCCTGCCGATCGTGCTCGCCTACAGCGCCTACAACTACTGGGTGTTCCGCAAGCGGGTCAGCATCCAGATGCTGTCCGAGGAGTCGGCGCCGCAGATCGAACGAGTCGAGAGCTGA
- a CDS encoding cytochrome ubiquinol oxidase subunit I, producing MGNLDLARWQFAITTVYHFLFVPITIGMSAFVAAFHTAYLRTRKPEYMRLSKFYGKLFTINFALGLVTGIVQEFQFGMNWSNYSRFVGDIFGAPLALEALLAFFLESTFLGLWLFGWGRIPEKLHNACIWIVHIGTLLSAYFILAANSFMQNPVGWRFNPETNRAELTDFVAVLLNKVQLVAFPHVVTACFMVGGAIVMSVALFMMRRHRRSEERTEDIPMYRKAVKAGAVVTLIAGIGVAITGDLQGKVMTEVQPMKMAAAEALYDTPPDGQCANFSVLSIGTLDGSEAKEIVEVPCLLSFLGTGSFDGKVEGIRDLEAAYQEKYKDNPVTYSASYVPNIPVSYWNFRFMIGAGVAAAAIAALALFSIRKNRVPMQRWWGPLLVIAPLAAVFGNSFGWIFTEMGRQPWVVFGVYTTAQGVSPSVTSSDIIISMTVYTLLYAALAVVEVRLFMRYVRKGAEPYEPVTQHEGEDQLSFSY from the coding sequence GTGGGAAACCTCGATCTGGCGCGGTGGCAGTTCGCCATCACGACCGTCTATCACTTCCTGTTCGTCCCCATCACGATCGGGATGTCGGCGTTCGTCGCGGCGTTCCACACGGCGTACCTGCGCACCCGCAAGCCGGAGTACATGCGGCTGTCGAAGTTCTACGGGAAGCTGTTCACCATCAACTTCGCCCTCGGGCTGGTGACCGGCATCGTGCAGGAGTTCCAGTTCGGGATGAACTGGTCGAACTACTCCCGCTTCGTCGGTGACATCTTCGGCGCCCCGCTCGCGCTCGAGGCCCTCCTGGCGTTCTTCCTGGAGTCGACGTTCCTCGGGCTGTGGCTGTTCGGCTGGGGCCGCATCCCCGAGAAGCTGCACAACGCGTGCATCTGGATCGTGCACATCGGCACGCTGCTGTCGGCCTACTTCATCCTGGCCGCCAACTCGTTCATGCAGAACCCGGTCGGCTGGCGGTTCAACCCCGAGACCAACCGCGCCGAGCTGACCGACTTCGTGGCGGTGCTGCTCAACAAGGTGCAGCTGGTCGCCTTCCCGCACGTCGTCACCGCGTGCTTCATGGTCGGCGGCGCGATCGTCATGTCGGTCGCCCTGTTCATGATGCGCCGGCACCGTCGCTCCGAGGAGCGCACCGAGGACATCCCGATGTACCGCAAGGCCGTGAAGGCCGGCGCCGTCGTCACCCTGATCGCCGGCATCGGCGTCGCCATCACCGGCGACCTGCAGGGCAAGGTCATGACCGAGGTGCAGCCGATGAAGATGGCCGCCGCCGAGGCGCTGTACGACACCCCGCCCGACGGGCAGTGCGCCAACTTCTCGGTGCTGAGCATCGGCACCCTCGACGGCTCCGAGGCCAAGGAGATCGTCGAGGTCCCGTGCCTGCTGAGCTTCCTCGGCACCGGCTCGTTCGACGGCAAGGTCGAGGGCATCCGCGACCTGGAGGCGGCCTACCAGGAGAAGTACAAGGACAACCCGGTCACCTACTCGGCGAGCTACGTCCCGAACATCCCGGTGTCGTACTGGAACTTCCGGTTCATGATCGGGGCCGGCGTCGCCGCCGCCGCCATCGCCGCGCTCGCGCTGTTCTCGATCCGCAAGAACCGGGTGCCCATGCAGCGCTGGTGGGGCCCGCTGCTGGTCATCGCGCCGCTGGCCGCGGTGTTCGGCAACAGCTTCGGCTGGATCTTCACCGAGATGGGCCGGCAGCCGTGGGTGGTGTTCGGCGTCTACACCACCGCGCAGGGCGTCTCTCCGAGCGTCACGTCCAGCGACATCATCATCTCGATGACCGTGTACACCCTGCTGTACGCCGCACTCGCCGTCGTCGAGGTCCGCCTGTTCATGAGGTACGTCCGCAAGGGCGCCGAACCGTACGAGCCCGTCACGCAGCACGAGGGCGAAGACCAGCTCTCGTTCTCCTACTGA
- the argS gene encoding arginine--tRNA ligase, whose translation MTDPASALAPRVQAAIVAALGDEFEGADPVIRPFTLKPKKGQQAAPAPAADLQINAAMALAKRAGRPPREVAQAIVDALREQGIDDLATDLEVAGPGFVNVTLADSWVADAAQDLLADDRVGVPTPPAQVIPLDYSSPNVAKEMHVGHLRTTVVGDSLARTLERLGHRVVRQNHIGDWGTPFGMLVEHLLEVGETSEEAALLETDPNEFYKAANAKYKASKDDSAPDSFAARARKRVTLLQSGDPDTLRIWERLLDRSKAYFNRVYTELGVTLTDADLDGESRYNDELGPICEDLERTGVAEISDGALCVFLDGFTGRDGQPLPVIVRKSDGGYGYATTDIAALRHRSLDLDADRVIYVVGAPQNLHFRMVWAATRKAGWLRDKTEPLHVQIGNVLGTDGKILRTRSGDLVSLQSLVDAAIEKAGTVVAESRPDLDEQQRASIAEAVGVGAIKYADLSVSHDSEYVFDLDRMVALTGNTGPYLQYAAARIRSILRRADAAETPGPIVLTEPAERTLALRLLDYGKVVAEVGESLEPHRLAAYLFDLAQAFTGFYEQCPVLKAEPAEVKASRLALCALTLRVLVDGLSLLGISAPEEM comes from the coding sequence ATGACCGATCCCGCGTCCGCCCTCGCCCCTCGTGTCCAGGCCGCCATCGTCGCCGCCCTGGGCGATGAGTTCGAAGGGGCCGACCCGGTGATCCGTCCGTTCACGCTCAAGCCCAAGAAGGGCCAGCAGGCCGCGCCCGCCCCGGCCGCCGACCTCCAGATCAACGCCGCGATGGCCCTGGCCAAGCGGGCCGGCAGGCCGCCGCGCGAGGTCGCCCAGGCGATCGTGGACGCGCTGCGCGAGCAGGGCATCGACGACCTCGCGACCGACCTCGAGGTGGCCGGCCCGGGCTTCGTCAACGTCACCCTCGCCGACAGCTGGGTCGCGGACGCCGCCCAGGACCTGCTCGCCGACGACCGCGTGGGCGTACCCACCCCGCCGGCGCAGGTCATCCCGCTGGACTACTCCTCGCCCAACGTGGCGAAGGAGATGCACGTCGGCCACCTGCGCACGACCGTGGTCGGCGACTCGCTCGCGCGCACCCTCGAGCGGCTCGGCCACCGGGTCGTCCGGCAGAACCACATCGGCGACTGGGGCACGCCGTTCGGGATGCTCGTGGAGCACCTGCTCGAGGTCGGCGAGACCTCCGAGGAGGCTGCGCTGCTGGAGACCGACCCCAACGAGTTCTACAAGGCTGCGAACGCGAAGTACAAGGCCAGCAAAGACGATTCGGCGCCCGACTCGTTCGCGGCGCGCGCCCGCAAGCGGGTCACCCTGCTGCAGAGCGGCGACCCCGACACGCTCCGCATCTGGGAGCGGCTGCTCGACCGGTCGAAGGCGTACTTCAACCGGGTCTACACCGAGCTCGGCGTCACGCTGACCGACGCCGACCTCGACGGGGAGTCGCGCTACAACGACGAGCTGGGGCCGATCTGCGAGGACCTCGAGCGCACCGGCGTCGCCGAGATCAGCGACGGTGCGCTGTGCGTCTTCCTCGACGGGTTCACCGGGCGCGACGGGCAGCCGCTGCCGGTGATCGTGCGCAAGTCCGACGGCGGCTACGGCTACGCCACGACCGACATCGCGGCGCTGCGGCACCGCTCGCTCGACCTCGACGCCGACCGGGTGATCTACGTCGTCGGCGCCCCGCAGAACCTGCACTTCCGCATGGTGTGGGCCGCGACGCGCAAGGCCGGCTGGCTGCGCGACAAGACCGAGCCGCTGCACGTGCAGATCGGCAACGTGCTCGGCACCGACGGCAAGATCCTGCGCACCCGCTCCGGTGACCTGGTCTCGCTGCAGTCGCTGGTCGACGCAGCCATCGAGAAGGCCGGCACGGTCGTCGCCGAGTCACGGCCCGACCTCGACGAGCAGCAGCGCGCGAGCATCGCCGAGGCCGTGGGCGTGGGCGCGATCAAGTACGCCGACCTGTCCGTCTCGCACGACAGCGAGTACGTCTTCGACCTGGACCGGATGGTCGCGCTCACCGGCAACACCGGCCCCTACCTGCAGTACGCCGCCGCCCGGATCCGCTCGATCCTGCGCCGCGCCGACGCGGCCGAGACCCCCGGCCCGATCGTGCTCACCGAGCCGGCCGAGCGCACCCTGGCCCTGCGCCTGCTCGACTACGGCAAGGTCGTCGCGGAGGTCGGCGAGTCCCTCGAGCCGCACCGGCTCGCGGCCTACCTGTTCGACCTGGCCCAGGCGTTCACCGGGTTCTACGAGCAGTGCCCGGTGCTCAAGGCCGAACCGGCCGAGGTCAAGGCCAGCCGCCTCGCCCTGTGCGCCCTCACCCTGCGCGTGCTGGTCGACGGCTTGTCGCTGCTCGGGATCAGCGCACCCGAGGAGATGTGA
- the galE gene encoding UDP-glucose 4-epimerase GalE yields MRVLVSGGAGYIGSHTVLALLGAGHDVVVVDDFSNSKPTVVNRLESLSGKHIPLHGIDLTDRDKTDQIFSETEVDAVVHFAGLKAVGESVEKPLEYYENNLDSTFSLVRAMRRHGVGNLVFSSSATVYGPNAPLPYSEEWWPLESSNPYGWTKVFNEQVLRDVAATTPGMKVALLRYFNPIGAHPSGQIGEDPSGIPNNLVPYIAQVAVGRRDLLKVYGDDYDTPDGTCLRDYIHVEDLAAGHLAALEHLARQEDSARAYNLGTGQGTSVMEVLRAFERAVGHDLPHEIAPRRAGDLPATYADPTRAERELGWKATKTIDDMCVDTWRWQSANPHGYPDA; encoded by the coding sequence ATGCGCGTTCTCGTCTCCGGCGGAGCCGGTTACATCGGCTCCCACACCGTCCTGGCGCTGCTCGGCGCGGGGCACGACGTCGTCGTGGTCGACGACTTCTCCAACAGCAAGCCGACGGTCGTCAACCGGCTGGAGTCGTTGTCCGGCAAGCACATTCCGCTGCACGGCATCGACCTCACCGACCGCGACAAGACCGACCAGATCTTCTCCGAGACCGAGGTCGACGCGGTCGTGCACTTCGCCGGGCTCAAGGCCGTCGGCGAGAGCGTCGAGAAGCCGCTGGAGTACTACGAGAACAACCTCGACTCGACCTTCTCCCTCGTGCGCGCGATGCGGCGGCACGGGGTGGGCAACCTGGTCTTCTCCTCCTCCGCGACGGTCTACGGCCCCAACGCGCCGCTGCCCTACAGCGAGGAGTGGTGGCCGCTGGAGTCGAGCAACCCCTACGGCTGGACCAAGGTGTTCAACGAGCAGGTGCTGCGCGACGTCGCGGCGACGACGCCCGGCATGAAGGTGGCGCTGCTGCGCTACTTCAACCCGATCGGTGCGCACCCCTCGGGCCAGATCGGCGAGGACCCCAGCGGCATCCCGAACAACCTGGTGCCCTACATCGCGCAGGTCGCGGTGGGGCGGCGCGACCTGCTGAAGGTCTACGGCGACGACTACGACACCCCCGACGGCACCTGCCTGCGCGACTACATCCACGTCGAGGACCTCGCCGCCGGTCACCTTGCCGCGCTGGAACACCTTGCGCGACAAGAGGACTCGGCCCGTGCCTACAACCTCGGGACCGGCCAGGGCACCTCGGTGATGGAGGTGCTCCGCGCCTTCGAGCGGGCGGTCGGCCACGACCTGCCGCACGAGATCGCGCCGCGCCGGGCGGGAGACCTGCCGGCGACGTACGCCGACCCCACGCGCGCCGAGCGCGAGCTCGGCTGGAAGGCCACCAAGACCATCGACGACATGTGCGTCGACACCTGGCGCTGGCAGTCCGCCAACCCCCACGGCTACCCCGACGCCTGA
- a CDS encoding DivIVA domain-containing protein, translating into MEWTTHHLDRLANLRFRTERGGHVESDVDLLIGNVVACMRAGRQIPDATQFALPTRTIGQGYARADVRELVTLLQGWRADWTGAPAPAPEPRAARGPTPLRWTQAQMDWVREKRFRTKRGGYGVDEVDDLLDSVLVAMAHGQRLPDIQGAVFSSTSLRPGYDMVEVDGFLDELMTQRPEDA; encoded by the coding sequence GTGGAGTGGACGACCCATCACCTCGACCGGCTGGCCAACCTGCGCTTTCGCACCGAGCGCGGTGGGCACGTCGAGTCCGACGTCGACCTGCTGATCGGCAACGTCGTCGCCTGCATGCGGGCGGGCCGGCAGATCCCCGACGCCACCCAGTTCGCCCTCCCCACGCGCACGATCGGTCAGGGGTACGCCCGCGCGGACGTGCGCGAGCTGGTCACCCTGCTCCAGGGCTGGCGGGCCGACTGGACGGGCGCTCCCGCGCCCGCCCCCGAGCCGCGGGCGGCGCGCGGGCCGACGCCGCTGCGCTGGACGCAGGCGCAGATGGACTGGGTGCGCGAGAAGCGGTTCCGCACCAAGCGTGGTGGCTACGGCGTCGACGAGGTCGACGACCTGCTCGACTCGGTGCTCGTCGCGATGGCGCACGGCCAGCGCCTGCCCGACATCCAGGGTGCGGTGTTCAGCTCCACGAGCTTGCGCCCCGGCTACGACATGGTCGAGGTCGACGGCTTCCTGGACGAGCTGATGACTCAGCGCCCCGAGGACGCCTGA
- a CDS encoding alpha/beta hydrolase, protein MTRSHARFATVMALTLTTATALSACQEASGPTVPRSSSSSATSSAGTAPGAQAPAPQRPMADLSRYVGQQVSWSEDTCPSSMRVVTALSDKTTCARITAPKDYFDPGKGDITLMVARTKSDNPDARVLFTNPGGPGAPAARFSAVVAKLSPLAQTHDVIGVDPRGTGDSTSVSCDPPRTGVDDNRNLTPAQVTTVQSRVKKSVTDCVAKHGGLLPFLTSDNTARDHDLVRRILGAGTVDYYGVSAGTWLGSRYATLFPKQVGRFVLDSNTEFTAPFAKTFGNQPMAFQRRWDQQFLPWAARHDATYGLGTDNRAVNGVYEKVRKAAGEGRLDVFTPSLIDNVLASEMYGDPGFVSAATLLGLLDKATDGDPDALRQAKRSLMSSGGDGYTDYRESTTFMAVTCNDTPWNKQPLTYAANAFNLGKKYPLTGYDVVENRCAYWPYTAPQTKVDVSKAPPMMMVQTELDPATSYENAMSAHRASPSTRMLVVDNQGDHGAVVGSKNACVTTAAYDFLTKGKLIAQDSVCPAVPLPDDSQVFEVGSKAQGPQLPTADGYARQKPNLAQQVIDLLLRILAEATRPQR, encoded by the coding sequence ATGACCCGCTCGCACGCCCGTTTCGCCACCGTGATGGCGCTGACCCTCACGACCGCGACCGCGCTGTCGGCCTGCCAGGAGGCCTCCGGCCCGACCGTGCCGCGCTCGTCGTCGTCCAGCGCGACCAGCTCGGCCGGCACCGCGCCGGGTGCGCAGGCCCCGGCGCCGCAGCGGCCGATGGCCGACCTGAGTCGCTACGTCGGGCAGCAGGTCAGCTGGAGCGAGGACACCTGCCCCTCGAGCATGCGAGTCGTCACCGCCCTCTCGGACAAGACGACCTGCGCGCGCATCACCGCGCCGAAGGACTACTTCGACCCCGGCAAGGGCGACATCACGCTGATGGTGGCGCGCACCAAGAGCGACAACCCCGACGCGCGCGTGCTGTTCACCAACCCCGGCGGCCCGGGCGCGCCGGCGGCCCGCTTCTCGGCCGTGGTCGCCAAGCTGTCGCCGCTGGCGCAGACCCACGACGTGATCGGCGTCGACCCGCGGGGCACCGGCGACTCGACGTCGGTCAGCTGCGACCCGCCGCGCACCGGCGTCGACGACAACCGCAACCTCACGCCCGCGCAGGTCACGACCGTGCAGTCGCGGGTGAAGAAGAGCGTCACCGACTGCGTCGCCAAGCACGGCGGCTTGCTGCCGTTCCTCACCTCCGACAACACCGCCCGCGACCACGACCTGGTGCGCCGCATCCTCGGCGCCGGCACGGTCGACTACTACGGCGTCTCGGCCGGCACCTGGTTGGGCAGCCGCTACGCCACCTTGTTCCCGAAGCAGGTCGGCCGGTTCGTGCTCGACAGCAACACCGAGTTCACCGCCCCGTTCGCGAAGACCTTCGGCAACCAGCCGATGGCCTTCCAGCGGCGGTGGGACCAGCAGTTCCTGCCGTGGGCGGCCCGGCACGACGCGACGTACGGCCTGGGCACCGACAACCGCGCGGTCAACGGCGTCTACGAGAAGGTGCGCAAGGCCGCCGGTGAGGGCCGGCTCGACGTGTTCACCCCGTCGCTCATCGACAACGTGCTCGCGTCGGAGATGTACGGCGACCCCGGCTTCGTCTCGGCGGCGACGCTGCTGGGTCTGCTGGACAAGGCGACCGACGGCGATCCGGACGCGCTGCGCCAGGCCAAGCGGTCGCTGATGTCCAGCGGCGGCGACGGCTACACCGACTACCGCGAGAGCACGACCTTCATGGCCGTCACGTGCAACGACACCCCGTGGAACAAGCAGCCGCTGACGTACGCCGCGAACGCGTTCAACCTCGGCAAGAAGTACCCCCTCACCGGGTACGACGTCGTCGAGAACCGTTGCGCCTACTGGCCGTACACCGCCCCGCAGACCAAGGTCGACGTCAGCAAGGCCCCGCCGATGATGATGGTGCAGACCGAGCTCGACCCGGCGACGTCGTACGAGAACGCCATGAGCGCGCACCGCGCGTCGCCCTCGACCCGGATGCTCGTGGTCGACAACCAGGGCGACCACGGCGCCGTCGTCGGCAGCAAGAACGCCTGCGTCACCACCGCGGCGTACGACTTCCTCACCAAGGGCAAGCTCATCGCCCAGGACTCGGTGTGTCCGGCGGTGCCGCTGCCCGACGACAGCCAGGTCTTCGAGGTCGGGTCGAAGGCGCAGGGCCCGCAGCTGCCGACCGCCGACGGCTACGCCCGGCAGAAGCCGAACCTGGCGCAGCAGGTGATCGACCTGCTGCTGCGGATCCTGGCCGAAGCCACCCGCCCGCAGCGATAG
- the paaK gene encoding phenylacetate--CoA ligase PaaK gives MAGVPPVSDGSELLDEAERWSLDQLRAEQLVRLQWSLQHAYDNVAHYRKAFDDKGFHPRDVKTLDDLRHAPTTQKSDLRDNYPFGMFAVPREQVVRVHASSGTTGKPTVVGYTRDDIDTWAGLMARSLRAAGVRPGDVVHVAYGYGLFTGGLGAHYGVERLGCTAVPMSGGQTERQIQLIHDFGARAIMVTPSYFLSLLDEMQAQGIDPAESPLEIGVFGAEPWTPAMRAEIEQRGGMHATDIYGLSEVMGPGVAQEAVETKDGLHVWEDHFLPEIVDPLTGDPVPDGEPGELVFTSLTKQAMPVVRYRTRDLTRLLPGTARPAMRRMEKVTGRSDDLMIVRGVNVFPTQIEELVLALPGLTAYFQCVLTRPGRLDELTVRAEAEPHVTAERRSELGRTLAEQIKTRIGTSARVEVVGEGGIERSVGKARRIVDQRER, from the coding sequence ATGGCCGGTGTGCCGCCCGTCAGCGACGGGAGCGAGCTGCTCGACGAGGCCGAGCGCTGGTCGCTCGACCAGCTGCGCGCCGAGCAGCTGGTGCGGCTGCAGTGGTCGCTGCAGCATGCGTACGACAACGTCGCGCACTATCGAAAGGCGTTCGACGACAAGGGGTTTCACCCGCGCGACGTCAAGACGCTCGACGACCTGCGGCACGCGCCGACCACGCAGAAGAGCGACCTGCGCGACAACTACCCGTTCGGGATGTTCGCGGTGCCGCGTGAGCAGGTGGTGCGGGTGCACGCGTCCAGCGGCACGACCGGCAAGCCGACGGTGGTGGGCTACACCCGCGACGACATCGACACCTGGGCCGGGCTCATGGCGCGGTCGCTGCGGGCGGCGGGGGTGCGTCCCGGCGACGTGGTGCACGTGGCCTACGGGTACGGCCTGTTCACCGGCGGGCTCGGCGCTCACTACGGCGTCGAGCGGCTCGGCTGCACCGCCGTCCCGATGTCGGGCGGGCAGACCGAGCGGCAGATCCAGCTGATCCACGACTTCGGTGCGCGGGCGATCATGGTGACGCCGTCGTACTTCCTGTCCCTGCTCGACGAGATGCAGGCGCAGGGCATCGACCCGGCCGAATCTCCCTTGGAGATAGGCGTTTTCGGCGCCGAGCCGTGGACGCCGGCGATGCGGGCGGAGATCGAGCAGCGCGGCGGCATGCACGCGACCGACATCTACGGGCTGTCCGAGGTGATGGGGCCGGGGGTCGCGCAGGAGGCGGTCGAGACCAAGGACGGGTTGCACGTCTGGGAGGACCACTTCCTGCCCGAGATCGTCGACCCGCTGACCGGCGACCCGGTGCCCGACGGGGAGCCGGGCGAGCTGGTCTTCACCTCGCTCACCAAGCAGGCGATGCCGGTCGTGCGCTACCGGACGCGCGACCTCACCCGGCTGCTGCCCGGCACCGCGCGCCCGGCGATGCGGCGGATGGAGAAGGTCACCGGCCGCTCCGACGACCTGATGATCGTGCGCGGCGTCAACGTGTTCCCGACCCAGATCGAGGAGCTGGTGCTGGCGCTGCCCGGGCTGACCGCGTACTTCCAGTGCGTGCTCACCCGGCCCGGCCGGCTCGACGAGCTCACCGTGCGCGCCGAGGCCGAGCCGCACGTCACCGCCGAGCGGCGCAGCGAGCTGGGCCGCACGCTGGCCGAGCAGATCAAGACCCGCATCGGCACCAGCGCCCGCGTCGAGGTCGTCGGCGAGGGCGGCATCGAGCGCTCGGTCGGCAAGGCGCGCCGGATCGTCGACCAGCGTGAGCGGTGA
- a CDS encoding hotdog fold thioesterase: MTDLGHVEQMWASDEASRRLGITLEEVGVDADGRGFARTRMAVAEPMVNGHDITHGGFVFTLADSTFALTCNASGRLTVAAGADIVFVTSTRLGDVLLAEGRERATYGRSGVTDVTVTRESDGALVAEFRGRSRALPPRKDA; the protein is encoded by the coding sequence ATGACCGACCTGGGCCACGTGGAGCAGATGTGGGCCTCCGACGAGGCCTCGCGCCGGCTGGGCATCACGCTCGAGGAGGTCGGGGTCGACGCCGACGGGCGCGGGTTCGCCCGCACCCGCATGGCGGTCGCCGAGCCGATGGTCAACGGCCACGACATCACCCACGGCGGCTTCGTGTTCACGCTGGCCGACTCGACGTTCGCGCTCACCTGCAACGCCTCCGGCCGCCTGACCGTCGCGGCCGGCGCCGACATCGTGTTCGTCACCTCGACCCGGCTCGGCGACGTGCTGCTGGCCGAGGGCCGCGAGCGAGCGACCTACGGCCGCAGCGGAGTCACCGACGTCACCGTCACGCGCGAGTCCGACGGGGCGCTCGTGGCGGAGTTCCGCGGGCGCTCGCGCGCCCTGCCCCCGAGGAAGGACGCCTGA
- a CDS encoding 3-hydroxyacyl-CoA dehydrogenase NAD-binding domain-containing protein: MAHSDVTADGDAWTPAVAVVGAGAMGTGIAQVAAQAGCEVTLVDVAPGAADRARESLRAVWARQVDKGRMSTAEADAALARVRTAAGVEQLPSVDLVIEAAREDLATKRELFATLAATQAPDTVLATNTSSLSTTDIAEGLPQPHRLVGLHFFNPPPLMKLVEVVRGEHNATADGEALLARCTDLMRAWGKTPVTCSATPGFIVNRVARPFYGEGQRMVADGTIDPATLDYALTREGFRLGPMALTDLIGQDVNLAVGESVWEQTGRDPRYEPTEWQRGLVAEGRLGRKAGRGVFEYDPAGSPLGAEPDERRAAELTAPDAPVETDPVARTLAMLVNEAVDLVARGEASAADVDTAMRLGTNYPRGPIEWGREIGFNTVHAQLVELDAHFPGGRYRPSPALTDGSLDGADERDATGEDHGAAQEPA; encoded by the coding sequence ATGGCACACAGCGACGTGACGGCCGACGGTGACGCCTGGACCCCTGCGGTGGCGGTGGTCGGGGCGGGCGCGATGGGCACCGGCATCGCCCAGGTCGCCGCGCAGGCCGGCTGCGAGGTGACGCTGGTCGACGTGGCCCCGGGGGCGGCCGACCGGGCGCGCGAGTCGCTGCGGGCGGTGTGGGCGCGCCAGGTGGACAAGGGCCGGATGAGCACCGCCGAGGCCGACGCCGCCCTCGCCCGCGTGCGCACGGCCGCCGGCGTCGAACAGCTGCCGTCGGTCGACCTGGTGATCGAGGCGGCCCGCGAGGACCTCGCGACCAAGCGCGAGCTGTTCGCGACGCTCGCCGCCACCCAGGCGCCGGACACGGTGCTCGCGACCAACACCTCCAGCCTCAGCACCACCGACATCGCCGAGGGTCTGCCGCAGCCGCACCGGCTGGTCGGGCTGCACTTCTTCAACCCGCCGCCGCTGATGAAGCTGGTCGAGGTCGTGCGCGGCGAGCACAACGCGACGGCTGACGGCGAGGCGCTGCTGGCGCGGTGCACCGACCTGATGCGCGCCTGGGGCAAGACGCCCGTGACCTGTTCTGCCACACCGGGATTCATCGTCAACCGGGTGGCGCGGCCGTTCTACGGCGAGGGCCAGCGGATGGTCGCCGACGGCACCATCGACCCCGCCACCCTCGACTACGCCCTCACCCGCGAGGGCTTCCGGCTCGGCCCGATGGCGCTCACCGACCTCATCGGCCAGGACGTCAACCTCGCGGTCGGCGAGTCCGTCTGGGAGCAGACCGGGCGCGACCCGCGCTACGAACCGACCGAGTGGCAGCGCGGCCTGGTCGCCGAGGGCCGGCTCGGCCGCAAGGCCGGCCGGGGCGTCTTCGAGTACGACCCCGCCGGCTCCCCGCTCGGCGCCGAGCCCGACGAGCGGCGGGCAGCCGAGCTGACCGCCCCCGACGCGCCCGTCGAGACCGATCCGGTCGCGCGCACGCTGGCGATGCTGGTCAACGAGGCCGTCGACCTCGTGGCCCGCGGCGAGGCGAGCGCCGCCGACGTCGACACCGCGATGCGGCTCGGCACGAACTACCCCCGCGGCCCGATCGAGTGGGGGCGCGAGATCGGGTTCAACACCGTGCACGCCCAGCTGGTCGAGCTCGACGCGCACTTCCCGGGTGGCCGTTACCGCCCGAGCCCCGCGCTCACCGACGGCAGCCTCGACGGTGCCGACGAGCGCGACGCTACGGGCGAGGACCACGGCGCGGCGCAGGAGCCGGCATGA